The Cucumis melo cultivar AY chromosome 5, USDA_Cmelo_AY_1.0, whole genome shotgun sequence genome has a segment encoding these proteins:
- the LOC103497610 gene encoding tRNA (guanine(37)-N1)-methyltransferase 2 — MLDESKFDVHLNLWALRIPRELCKAAIKILNGYLIDKPRIKPVTEDPTCDKNRYVILSEKVQTPELSEIPEMKLEELKGLCMFERVPYSLTLGYSYWGADHILKKILPPEVEVPSSFETIGHVAHLNIHDELLPYKDVIAKVIYDKNYPRIKTVVNKVGSITNEFRVPKFEILKGENDMVTEVKQYGATFKLDYSLVYWNSRLEHEHIRLVSLFQPGEVICDMFAGIGPFAIPAAQKECIVYANDLNPDSVRYLKVNAEINKVSGRVHVYNLDARKFISRLMIVPPNESNSETVTSILKASEEGIGGTNQESPLANVQVQEVQDIEISNKFVEHSRSADISVAVLKRSSESCENEKDDRIADDASTRVAGRRNGNGNKRMKGSTNVSHARTWEHIDHVIMNLPASALHFLDAFRGSIKKKYWKGSLPWIHCYCFMRANENQDFIISVAESALNANIQDPIFHRVRDVAPNKAMYCLSFRLPEQCVNEDTTS; from the exons ATGTTGGACGAAAGCAAATTCGACGTGCATCTGAATCTCTGGGCATTAAGAATTCCGAGGGAACTTTGTAAGGCCGCCATTAAAATACTGAACGG GTACTTAATTGACAAGCCCCGGATTAAACCTGTGACTGAAGATCCAACATGTGATAAGAACCGTTATGTTATATTATCTGAAAAGGTTCAAACTCCAG AATTATCAGAAATTCCAGAAATGAAGCTTGAAGAATTGAAAGGCTTATGCATGTTTGAACGAGTTCCTTATTCACTAACCCTTGGATATTCATATTGGGGAGCAG ATCATATTCTCAAGAAGATTTTGCCTCCTGAAGTGGAAGTGCCTTCATCTTTTGAGACAATAG GTCACGTTGCTCACCTGAATATACATGACGAATTGCTTCCATATAAGGATGTTATTGCAAAGGTTATTTATGAT AAAAATTATCCGAGGATTAAAACAGTTGTAAATAAAGTGGGTTCTATAACAAATGAGTTTCGGGTTCCAAAGTTTGAAATACTGAAAGGAGAGAATGATATGGTAACAGAAGTGAAGCAATATGGAGCGACATTTAAGCTTGACTACAGTTTGGTCTACTGGAACTCAAGATTGGAACATGAACACATAAGGCTGGTTTCACTCTTCCAACCAGGAGAGGTAATTTGTGACATGTTTGCTGGTATTGGTCCTTTTGCAATTCCAGCCGCCCAGAAAGAATGTATAGTATATGCCAATGACTTGAATCCAGACAGCGTCCGATATCTGAAGGTTAATGCAGAAATCAATAAAGTTAGTGGTCGCGTTCATGTGTACAATTTGGATGCTAGGAAATTTATTTCTCGATTGATGATAGTTCCCCCTAATGAAAGTAATTCAGAAACTGTCACCTCAATACTAAAAGCTTCTGAGGAAGGCATTGGAGGGACCAATCAAGAATCACCGTTGGCAAATG TTCAGGTGCAAGAAGTTCAAGATATTGAAATTAGCAATAAATTTGTAGAACATTCAAGGAGTGCTGATATATCCGTTGCTGTTCTTAAAAGATCCTCGGAAAGTTGTGAGAATGAGAAAG ACGACAGAATTGCTGATGATGCTTCCACCCGTGTAGCCGGTAGGAGAAATGGAAACGGAAATAAGAGGATGAAGGGGTCCACCAATGTATCTCATGCTAGGACCTGGGAACACATCGATCATGTGATTATGAACCTCCCTGCTTCTGCTTTACATTTTCTTG ATGCATTTAGAGGCTCAATTAAGAAGAAATACTGGAAGGGCTCCCTTCCTTGGATTCACTGTTACTGCTTCATGCGAGCAAATGAAAATCAAGATTTTATCATTTCG